Part of the Trichocoleus sp. genome, ATGAGGACTCAGTCGCGGTGCCACAGGCGACTCAAACACCTGCCACTCATCTCGATCGGTATCAATCTGCAACGGTTCTTGATGCAGGAATTCGGCAGCACCAGGAAACCCCACTAATCGCAGCGTGACGGGAGTCATCCCTTCCAACTTCGCATAGCGAAACACCACCTGCCAAGACTGCCCCGATCGATCGCGCAAGCTCTCCTGTGACCGAAACAAAATTCCCTGTGGTTCTTCCACTCGGCTATAGATTGCCAGTGCAGGCAGTGGGGCGATCGTTCCCCATACCAGCACCAAACTCACTACCCTCACCACCCACCAACACACATTCCCCACCTCACAGATTCCCCCTAACCGTCTCTACCTCATCCCTCACTCTGCCCGCAACTCATCCAACCGCGCCAAAACTTCTTTACTATGAGCCGCAGGATTCACGCCCAAGAATCGTTCACGCAAAATGCCGTTTGGGTCAATCAAATAGGTGTGGCGGAGAGACATTGCTCCTAACCAGGAACCATATGCTTTACTGACCGAACCATCTATATCTGCCAGGAGCGGAAACTTCAGCCCCTCAGAATCACAAAACTCTGCATGAGAATCAACATCATCGACGCTGATGCCTAAAATTTCAGCATTGCGCGATCGATACTTTGGTAAATCTTGTTGAAAGCGCCGCGCCTCTAACGTACAGCCAGAGGTGAAGTCTTTGGGATAGAAGTAGACCACAACCCATTTGCCCCGGTAGTCTGAAAGCGAAATTTCGCCGTCTCCCACGTTCGTTGGCAAGGTGAATTCAGGAGCAGGCTGATCGATCGGCGGCTGTGGACCTCCTAACGCCAAAGCAGAGGGAATATGGCTGAAGGTTGCCATCAGTGTTAGACAGCAGACCCAGAGAAGATTGAGTAATGTGCGGCGAGTCATCATGAGTTGTGGCGTCAGAATCCTGAGTATTGTTTACCTAAGTTTACATTTACCCAAGTTTACAAAATATTGCGTCATCTACCAATCCGCGCTGCCGACTCGTGTTGAGCGTTCCTGTACCCTCTGATAAACCAAGCTTGCTATAAGCTAGTCAGATGCAACCGTTGGCATCGGTAAAGAGAGCATGGAACAGCAGATGGAAGAGAGCATTTACATTTTTGATCCTGAAATCTCAGTTGCTCTGGACGATCGAACCATTGTGCTGTCGGCTGAGGAAAAGACTGAGGCAATCGTTGGCGAGCTGTCATTGGGGGAGAACTTTGTTTCAGCAGAGACAGGACAGCCAGATTGGACAAAGCTTGTACCAGAAGTCCTGACGGCAGAGTATTTGGCTCAACTGATCGGGATGCTGCGCGACAATTCCGCTTTACCCGATTTGGTGACAGAGCAGCTATTTCAGCATTTGTTGAAGGTTTATCGCCACAAGGTCGAAGTCATTATTCAGTCTCAGGGAATTGAGGCGATCGATACGAATTTGCCCCATTTTAAGTTTGTCACTAACCGCAAAACAGGCACTAAAAAATTAGATCTGGTCTTCAATGATGAAAAAATCAAAGCTTACTTAAAAGACTCCCTCGCTGAGTTCTTCGGCTATGCCGGATTTTGGGAAGAATTTGCCAAAGCGATCGGAGCCAATTTAGTAGTTTGGGTGATTGAAACGCTCGAAAAAAAGCAGGGAGCAACCACCTTTCAAATTACTTCATCAGAAACATTTATTCAGCAAATTCAGCAATATCTACTTACTGCTACTGATCCAAAGCTGCAAGAGAGAATTAGCTTATTAGGACAACTTTATTGCCAGGACATTACTAAAAAAATTATTCAAGGATTTAAGCTGCCCAATCGTTCAATTCAGGACATGGATAAGCTGTTGGGGCTGCGACAAAAACTACCGACTCTCACAGAAATCAGCAGTCTCAATCTTGACCCGATTAGCGTCATTCCGACTGCCATCCCGATCGCCAGCAGCATCCGTGCTCAACTAC contains:
- a CDS encoding DUF3122 domain-containing protein yields the protein MGNVCWWVVRVVSLVLVWGTIAPLPALAIYSRVEEPQGILFRSQESLRDRSGQSWQVVFRYAKLEGMTPVTLRLVGFPGAAEFLHQEPLQIDTDRDEWQVFESPVAPRLSPHVGEYDVTAIVPQLPTTSSLKLRLSLSKEVQVLRIPPFLVEEWQRVTQADA
- a CDS encoding peroxiredoxin, which codes for MMTRRTLLNLLWVCCLTLMATFSHIPSALALGGPQPPIDQPAPEFTLPTNVGDGEISLSDYRGKWVVVYFYPKDFTSGCTLEARRFQQDLPKYRSRNAEILGISVDDVDSHAEFCDSEGLKFPLLADIDGSVSKAYGSWLGAMSLRHTYLIDPNGILRERFLGVNPAAHSKEVLARLDELRAE